The following are encoded in a window of Impatiens glandulifera chromosome 5, dImpGla2.1, whole genome shotgun sequence genomic DNA:
- the LOC124939000 gene encoding probable xyloglucan endotransglucosylase/hydrolase protein 10, whose amino-acid sequence MPRNSRTYASIIDFLAFSLLCSSVASFSSVGDFNKDFYITWSPNHINTSLDGHLRTLKLDKSSGSGFASNDAFLFGQFDMQIRLIPGNSAGTVVAFYLQSNGSKHDEIDFEFLGNVLGKPYILQTNVFVSGVGNREERINLWFDPTEDFHTYSIIWDIYQIIFMVDWVPIRSYRSNSMKGVVFPGWQPMRLLVSLWDGESWATRGGHDKINWSRGPFTVSFRDYKTNAFACDDNMVSCRTSNVRNKDRIGNMSWIQRRLLRWVRKYHLIYDYCEDDKRFQNKFPPECSL is encoded by the exons ATGCCTAGAAACTCGAGAACTTATGCATCTATTATTGATTTTCTCGCGTTTAGTTTACTTTGCTCGTCGGTGGCTTCATTTTCTTCTGTGGGTGACTTCAACAAGGATTTCTACATCACATGGTCTCCTAATCATATCAACACCTCATTGGATGGACATTTAAGGACCTTAAAACTCGATAAAAGTTCAG GATCCGGGTTTGCTTCAAATGATGCCTTCTTGTTTGGACAATTTGACATGCAAATTCGGCTAATACCAGGCAATTCGGCGGGCACAGTAGTTGCTTTTTAT CTTCAATCAAATGGATCAAAACACGACGAGATAGACTTCGAGTTTCTTGGAAATGTGTTGGGAAAACCATACATTCTTCAAACAAATGTTTTTGTCAGTGGAGTTGGAAACAGAGAAGAGAGGATCAACCTATGGTTTGATCCCACAGAAGACTTCCATACTTACTCAATAATATGGGACATTTACCAAATTAT TTTTATGGTGGATTGGGTGCCGATAAGGTCATATAGGAGCAATTCTATGAAAGGAGTGGTATTTCCGGGATGGCAACCAATGAGGCTATTGGTTAGCCTGTGGGACGGAGAAAGCTGGGCGACAAGAGGTGGGCACGACAAAATCAACTGGTCAAGAGGCCCATTCACCGTTTCATTTAGAGACTATAAAACCAATGCATTTGCATGCGACGATAATATGGTTTCTTGTCGAACAAGTAATGTTCGGAATAAAGATAGAATAGGTAACATGTCATGGATCCAAAGGAGGCTGCTCAGATGGGTTAGGAAATATCATCTCATTTATGATTATTGTGAAGACGATAAAAGGTTCCAAAACAAATTTCCACCAGAATGTTCTCTCTAA
- the LOC124940111 gene encoding pathogenesis-related leaf protein 4-like yields MGSSFKISFSLLLCLLVLVLVLVLPSYAQNSPQDYLNAHNAARAQVGVGPMTWNNNLAAYAQNYANKRLGDCNLIHSGGPYGENLAKGSGAFTGVNAVNLWVGEKPFYDYNSNTCASGRVCGHYTQVVWRNSNQLGCYRGQCRNGWWFIICSYFPAGNIIGQRPFDFLEDM; encoded by the coding sequence ATGGGTTCCAGCttcaaaatctcattttctcttcttttgtGTCTTTTGGTTTTGGTTCTGGTTCTTGTTCTTCCCTCTTATGCACAAAACTCCCCACAAGACTACCTAAATGCACACAACGCAGCCCGAGCCCAAGTGGGTGTTGGACCCATGACATGGAACAACAATCTGGCTGCATATGCTCAAAACTATGCCAATAAAAGGTTGGGTGATTGTAACCTCATCCATTCTGGGGGGCCCTACGGAGAGAACCTCGCCAAGGGTAGTGGTGCCTTTACTGGAGTGAATGCCGTGAACCTATGGGTTGGAGAGAAACCTTTCTATGATTACAATTCCAACACTTGTGCTAGTGGTAGGGTTTGCGGACATTACACACAAGTGGTATGGCGTAACTCTAATCAACTTGGTTGTTATAGAGGTCAATGTCGGAACGGTTGGTGGTTCATCATATGTAGTTACTTCCCTGCTGGTAATATTATTGGACAACGCCCTTTTGACTTCCTTGAAGATATGTAA
- the LOC124940245 gene encoding pathogenesis-related protein PR-1 type-like has product MGINLNIIKLALHVCLLGLLFVIIPSYAQNSPQDYLNAHNAARSQVGVGPMRWNNNLAAYAENYAKQRQGDCNLIHSRGPYGENLAKGSGASFTGVRAVSLWVGEKPFYHHNSNSCAAGKVCGHYTQVVWRRSDQLGCYRAQCRNGFWFVICSYSPPGNVAGQRPY; this is encoded by the coding sequence ATGGGAATCAACTTAAACATCATCAAACTAGCACTTCATGTGTGTCTTTTAGGATTGCTCTTTGTTATAATTCCATCATATGCACAAAACTCCCCTCAAGACTACCTAAATGCACACAATGCAGCCCGGTCCCAAGTGGGCGTTGGTCCCATGAGATGGAACAACAATCTGGCTGCATATGCCGAAAACTATGCGAAGCAAAGGCAGGGTGACTGTAACCTCATCCACTCTAGAGGGCCATACGGAGAAAACTTAGCCAAGGGTAGTGGTGCCTCCTTCACTGGAGTGCGAGCTGTGAGCCTTTGGGTTGGAGAGAAACCTTTCTATCACCATAATTCCAATAGTTGTGCTGCAGGTAAAGTTTGCGGACATTACACCCAAGTGGTATGGCGTAGATCTGATCAACTTGGTTGCTATAGAGCTCAGTGTCGGAATGGTTTTTGGTTCGTTATCTGTAGTTACTCTCCTCCCGGTAATGTTGCCGGACAACGCCCATATTGA